The Erigeron canadensis isolate Cc75 chromosome 4, C_canadensis_v1, whole genome shotgun sequence genome window below encodes:
- the LOC122597037 gene encoding 17.3 kDa class I heat shock protein-like, giving the protein MSIIPSLFGGRRNNIFNPFSLDVWDPFRDSLNMASETSTLVNTRVDWKETPEALVFKADLPRIKKEEVKVEIENGSILQISGERIVEKEDKNDKWHRVEKSNGKFTRRFMLPENAKLDQVKAAMENGVLTITVPKEEVKKPEIKSIVRMWSVRLISKLYQKWYGTT; this is encoded by the exons ATGTCGATTATTCCAAGCTTATTTGGTGGCCGAAGAAACAACATATTCAACCCATTTTCACTCGATGTTTGGGACCCATTCAGAGACTCCCTTAATATGGCATCTGAAACATCTACATTGGTGAACACGCGTGTGGATTGGAAGGAGACACCAGAAGCTCTTGTCTTCAAGGCTGATCTTCCTAGGATTAAAAAAGAGGAAGTGAAAGTCGAGATTGAAAATGGTAGCATTTTACAGATCAGTGGGGAAAGAATTGTCGAGAAAGAAGATAAGAATGATA AATGGCATCGTGTTGAAAAAAGTAATGGCAAGTTTACAAGGAGGTTTATGCTGCCAGAAAACGCAAAGTTGGATCAGGTGAAAGCGGCTATGGAAAATGGAGTGCTGACTATTACTGTCCCCAAAGAGGAAGTTAAAAAGCCCGAAATCAAGTCTATCGTCAG GATGTGGTCTGTACGTTTAATTAGTAAACTGTACCAGAAATGGTATGGTACTActtaa